The following coding sequences lie in one Micromonospora sp. R77 genomic window:
- a CDS encoding UbiA prenyltransferase family protein — MPLLDSAPAAVAAVSPPPARRARLVVDLVRLLRPTHWIKSLLVVPLPLLDPLSWHPAGLARLGWSVVAFVLAASAVYVGNDVADRHRDGHHPVKRHRPVASGRVPVPLAYACCLVLLLLLGLLLAAGLVGPTWPVLAYLALNVWYSRGLKHVPLVEAGVVATGFVLRAVQGHLAVGADVSAWLLITVFAGCLVLIVGKRRQELLDGGVAHRPALRGWSVELAGHLLQLTGVLAVTAGLVWVRTEAPFDPYGEAAMLLSTPFVLYLMSRYLQLALVRRAAGDPVRLLLRDRAVVVAAVLWATALGALYAATLS, encoded by the coding sequence ATGCCCCTCCTCGACTCCGCCCCCGCCGCCGTCGCGGCCGTGTCACCGCCGCCGGCCCGCCGGGCCCGCCTGGTGGTGGACCTGGTCCGCCTGCTGCGCCCCACCCACTGGATCAAGAGCCTGCTGGTCGTCCCGCTGCCGCTGCTCGACCCGCTCTCCTGGCACCCGGCCGGACTGGCCCGGCTGGGCTGGTCCGTCGTCGCCTTCGTGCTCGCCGCGTCGGCCGTGTACGTCGGCAACGACGTGGCCGACCGGCACCGGGACGGCCACCACCCGGTGAAGCGGCACCGTCCGGTGGCCTCCGGCCGGGTGCCGGTGCCGCTGGCGTACGCCTGCTGTCTGGTGCTGCTGCTCCTGCTCGGCCTGCTGCTGGCCGCCGGTCTGGTCGGGCCGACCTGGCCGGTGCTGGCGTACCTGGCGCTGAACGTCTGGTACAGCCGGGGCCTCAAGCACGTCCCGCTGGTCGAGGCCGGTGTGGTCGCCACCGGGTTCGTGCTCCGCGCGGTGCAGGGTCACCTGGCCGTCGGGGCCGACGTGTCCGCGTGGCTGCTGATCACCGTCTTCGCCGGCTGTCTGGTGCTGATCGTCGGCAAGCGCCGCCAGGAGCTGCTGGACGGCGGGGTCGCCCACCGGCCGGCGCTGCGCGGCTGGTCGGTCGAGCTGGCCGGGCACCTGCTCCAGCTCACCGGCGTGCTGGCGGTCACCGCCGGACTGGTCTGGGTGCGTACGGAGGCCCCGTTCGACCCGTACGGGGAGGCGGCGATGCTGCTGTCCACCCCGTTCGTTCTCTACCTGATGTCCCGCTACCTCCAGCTGGCCCTGGTCCGGCGGGCCGCCGGCGATCCCGTCCGGCTGCTGCTGCGCGACCGCGCGGTGGTCGTCGCCGCCGTGCTGTGGGCGACCGCCCTCGGCGCCCTGTACGCCGCCACCCTGTCCTGA